The following are encoded in a window of Streptomyces sp. 11x1 genomic DNA:
- a CDS encoding prepilin peptidase: MDPWLIALTLAAALWGAATGTLLPRPAYRFTVDEDHPWHRTCPAGHHITGPANGWLGPARCTAPPTCSYGPRTPPVALTTALICATLALTTGTRPELAVWLLLAPLGVLLTLVDLGAQRLPDPLTLPFAALALTLLGAVALVPEHAGQWRTALYGALALGGLYFLFFLIRPMALGFGDVKLALGLGAVLGWYGWGALYLGTFAGALIGSAYTVVALARRRAVRRQLVALGPFMIAGAYVGLLLESYAA, encoded by the coding sequence CTGGACCCCTGGCTGATCGCACTCACCCTGGCCGCCGCACTCTGGGGCGCAGCCACCGGCACCCTCCTCCCCCGCCCCGCCTACCGCTTCACGGTCGACGAGGACCACCCCTGGCACCGCACCTGCCCCGCCGGCCACCACATCACCGGCCCGGCGAACGGCTGGCTGGGCCCCGCCCGCTGCACCGCACCCCCCACCTGCTCCTACGGCCCGCGCACACCCCCCGTCGCCCTCACCACCGCCCTGATCTGCGCCACCCTCGCCCTGACCACCGGCACCCGCCCCGAACTCGCCGTATGGCTGCTCCTCGCCCCCCTCGGCGTGCTCCTCACCCTCGTGGACCTCGGCGCCCAACGCCTCCCGGACCCCCTGACCCTCCCCTTCGCGGCGCTCGCGCTCACCCTCCTGGGCGCGGTCGCCCTCGTACCCGAGCACGCCGGCCAGTGGCGCACGGCGCTGTACGGCGCCCTCGCCCTCGGCGGCCTGTACTTCCTCTTCTTCCTCATCAGACCCATGGCCCTCGGCTTCGGCGACGTGAAGCTGGCCCTCGGCCTCGGCGCCGTCCTCGGCTGGTACGGCTGGGGCGCGCTGTACCTCGGCACGTTCGCCGGTGCGCTCATCGGCAGCGCGTACACGGTGGTCGCGCTGGCCAGGCGCCGCGCCGTACGCCGCCAACTGGTGGCGCTGGGCCCGTTCATGATCGCGGGAGCGTACGTCGGCCTCCTGCTGGAGTCGTACGCGGCCTGA